Proteins encoded by one window of Methanobacterium sp. CWC-01:
- a CDS encoding molybdenum cofactor biosynthesis protein B yields MKSRSMEEHRKNSPRSIKVGVITLSDSKYQDFLRGKTDTDLSGNLLKDSLGDVHQVLDYRIIPDDSQKLTSTLDVMKGEGAEVIVTTGGTGIGSRDITIETLKPLFGKELSGFGEIFRYESYKELGTGAILSRATAGVYGSTLIFALPGSPNAVKLGLKIIKPELGHLVRHLKE; encoded by the coding sequence GTGAAGAGCAGGAGCATGGAAGAACATCGAAAGAACAGCCCGCGTAGCATTAAAGTTGGAGTCATAACCCTCAGTGACTCTAAATATCAGGATTTTCTCAGGGGAAAGACTGATACCGATCTTTCCGGGAATTTATTAAAGGACTCTCTAGGTGATGTGCATCAGGTGTTGGATTATAGGATAATCCCCGATGACTCGCAAAAGCTCACATCAACCCTGGATGTCATGAAAGGAGAGGGAGCGGAGGTTATCGTAACCACCGGTGGTACGGGAATCGGTTCCAGAGACATTACCATTGAGACCCTTAAACCGCTTTTTGGTAAAGAACTGAGCGGATTTGGTGAAATATTTCGTTATGAGTCTTATAAAGAACTGGGAACCGGTGCTATCCTCAGCCGGGCCACAGCAGGAGTTTACGGCTCCACTCTGATCTTCGCACTTCCTGGTTCGCCAAACGCCGTAAAGCTGGGTTTGAAGATCATCAAGCCCGAACTGGGGCATCTGGTTCGTCACCTTAAAGAATAA